A region from the Vicia villosa cultivar HV-30 ecotype Madison, WI linkage group LG3, Vvil1.0, whole genome shotgun sequence genome encodes:
- the LOC131657205 gene encoding dirigent protein 11-like, whose translation MSLSHSFIFLFSIITLIISNGVSSQQSNIILPSQQQRNIEKLTHIHFYYHDIRTKKNPTMIQIIDTPKNVANGFGSVFMMDDAMTEGPELSSKKIGRAQGLIGLSSLRDIAEFMLINLVFDEGSYAGSTLSMLGRNPISKQNRETSIVGGTGVFRFARGFAIANSVNSISTPQHYIVEYNITVSHP comes from the coding sequence ATGTCTCTTTCACATagtttcatctttctcttctccattatCACACTCATAATTTCCAATGGAGTTTCCTCACAACAATCCAACATCATATTACCCTCCCAACAACAACGAAACATCGAAAAACTAACACATATCCACTTCTACTACCACGACATCAGAACCAAAAAAAACCCTACAATGATACAAATCATCGACACGCCAAAAAACGTGGCTAATGGATTTGGCTCAGTTTTTATGATGGATGATGCAATGACGGAAGGACCGGAGTTAAGTTCAAAGAAGATTGGAAGAGCTCAAGGGCTAATAGGTCTTTCATCACTTCGTGATATTGCTGAGTTTATGTTGATAAATTTAGTGTTTGATGAAGGGAGTTATGCAGGAAGTACTCTAAGTATGTTAGGGAGGAACCCTATTTCAAAGCAAAATAGAGAAACAAGTATTGTTGGTGGAACTGGTGTTTTTAGGTTTGCTAGAGGCTTTGCTATTGCGAATAGTGTTAACTCCATTTCTACACCTCAACATTATATTGTTGAGTATAACATTACTGTTTCTCATCCCTAG
- the LOC131657207 gene encoding dirigent protein 11-like — MSLSHSFIFLFSIITLIISNGVFSQQSNIILPSESEQRNTEKLTHIHFYYHDIRTKKNPTMIQIIDTPKNVANGFGSVFMMDDAMTEGPELSSKQIGRAQGLIGLSSLRDIAEFMLINLVFDEGSYAGSTLSMLGRNPISKQNRETSIVGGTGVFRFARGFAIANSVNSISTPQHYIVEYNITVSHP; from the coding sequence ATGTCTCTTTCACATAGCttcatctttctcttctccattatCACACTCATAATTTCCAATGGAGTTTTCTCACAACAATCCAACATCATATTACCCTCCGAGTCCGAGCAACGAAACACCGAAAAACTAACACATATCCACTTCTACTACCATGACATCAGAACCAAAAAAAACCCTACCATGATACAAATCATCGACACGCCAAAAAACGTGGCTAAtggatttggttcagttttcatgATGGATGATGCAATGACGGAAGGACCGGAGTTAAGTTCAAAGCAGATTGGAAGAGCTCAAGGGCTAATAGGTCTTTCATCACTTCGTGATATTGCTGAGTTTATGTTGATAAATTTAGTGTTTGATGAAGGGAGTTATGCAGGAAGTACTCTAAGTATGTTAGGGAGGAACCCTATTTCAAAGCAAAATAGAGAAACAAGTATTGTTGGTGGAACTGGTGTTTTTAGGTTTGCTAGAGGCTTTGCTATTGCGAATAGTGTTAACTCCATTTCTACACCTCAACATTATATTGTTGAGTATAACATTACTGTTTCTCATCCCTAG
- the LOC131657208 gene encoding dirigent protein 11-like → MSLSHTFIFLFSIITLIIFNGVFSQQSNIILPSEQQRSTEKLTHIHFYYHDIRTKKNPTMIQIIDTPKNVANGFGSVFMMDDAMTEGPELSSKQIGRAQGLIGLSSLHDIAECMLINLVFDEGSYGGSTLSMLGRNPISKQNRETSIVGGTGVFRFARGFAIANSVNSISTPQHYIVEYNITVSHP, encoded by the coding sequence ATGTCTCTTTCACATactttcatctttctcttctccattatCACACTCATAATTTTCAATGGAGTTTTCTCACAACAATCCAACATCATATTACCCTCCGAACAACAACGAAGCACCGAAAAACTAACACATATCCACTTCTACTACCACGACATCAGAACCAAAAAAAACCCTACCATGATACAAATCATCGACACGCCAAAAAATGTGGCTAATGGATTCGGTTCAGTTTTCATGATGGATGATGCAATGACGGAAGGACCGGAGTTAAGTTCAAAGCAGATTGGAAGAGCTCAAGGGCTAATAGGTCTTTCTTCACTTCATGATATTGCCGAGTGTATGTTGATAAATTTAGTTTTTGATGAAGGGAGTTATGGTGGAAGTACTCTAAGCATGTTGGGGAGGAACCCTATTTCAAAGCAAAATAGAGAAACAAGTATTGTTGGTGGAACTGGTGTTTTTAGGTTTGCTAGAGGCTTTGCTATTGCAAATAGTGTTAACTCCATTTCTACTCCTCAACATTATATTGTTGAGTATAACATTACTGTTTCTCATCCCTAG